One window from the genome of Chaetodon trifascialis isolate fChaTrf1 chromosome 20, fChaTrf1.hap1, whole genome shotgun sequence encodes:
- the rad1 gene encoding cell cycle checkpoint protein RAD1: MPLSTQSQADDEHYILVASMDNARNLSNILKAIAFKDHAIFSATPNGLKVTVEDSKCLQANAFIQAEIFQEFTIKEDLVGLQVNLTVLLDCLNIFGGSTVPGVSTALRMCYRGYGYPLTLFLEEGGVVTVCKINTQEPEEPIDFDFSSTNVTNKVILLSESLKEAFSELDMTSEVLQITMSPSQPYFRLSTFGNSGNAHYDYPKDSDMMELFGCTRTQTNRYKMSLLKPSTKALALSCKVSVRMDSRGLLSLQYLVRNDDGQICFVEYYCCPDEEVEEE, translated from the exons ATGCCTCTGTCAACCCAGTCGCAAGCCGATGATGAGCATTACATTTTGGTGGCCAGTATGGATAATGCCCGCAATTTGTCCAACATCTTGAAAGCGATCGCCTTCAAAGACCACGCCATCTTCAGCGCGACACCCAACGGCCTTAAAGTCACTGTTGAGGACTCCAAATGTCTGCAAGCCAATGCCTTCATCCAG GCTGAGATCTTCCAAGAGTTCACCATAAAAGAAGATTTGGTGGGTTTACAGGTTAACCTCACTGTTCTGCTAGACTGCCTCAATATCTTTGGAGGAAGCACAGTACCAG GAGTATCAACAGCCTTGCGGATGTGCTACAGGGGCTACGGCTACCCTCTGACCCTGTTCCTGGAGGAGGGTGGGGTAGTGACTGTGTGCAAGATCAACACACAAGAACCAGAAGAGCCAATTGACTTTGACTTCTCCAGCACCAACGTCACAAACAAG GTGATCCTGCTCTCGGAGAGTTTGAAGGAAGCCTTCTCTGAACTGGACATGACCAGTGAGGTGCTACAGATCACCATGTCCCCCAGCCAGCCTTACTTTAG ATTGTCTACGTTTGGAAACTCTGGAAATGCCCATTATGATTATCCCAAAGACTCTGACATGATGGAGCTGTTTGGATGCACCAGGACACAAACCAACAG GTACAAGATGTCCCTGCTGAAGCCGTCCACCAAAGCCCTGGCTTTGTCCTGTAAAGTCTCTGTGAGGATGGACAGCAGgggcctcctctctctgcagtacCTGGTCAGGAATGACGACGGGCAGATCTGCTTTGTGGAATATTATTGTTGTCCTGAcgaggaggtggaagaggagtgA
- the LOC139348911 gene encoding UPF0729 protein C18orf32 homolog, translating to MVCIPCIVIPVLLWVYKRFLEPYLYPFISPIVNMFWSKKAVQETGTSDQKVSEKSNGTCKAECNGEATANGSAIAADKKTD from the exons ATGGTGTGCATTCCCTGTATTGTGATTCCTGTCCTGTTGTGGGTCTACAAGAGgttcctggagccttacctcTATCCTTTCATCTCACCGATTGTTAACATGTTCTGGTCCAAGAAAGCGGTCCAGGAGACTGGCACAAGTGACCAAAAAGTTAGTGAAAAGAGTAACGGGACTTGCAAG gcTGAATGCAATGGTGAGGCCACAGCCAATGGATCGGCTATAGCAGCAGATAAGAAGACAGATTGA